A region of Coccinella septempunctata chromosome 5, icCocSept1.1, whole genome shotgun sequence DNA encodes the following proteins:
- the LOC123314029 gene encoding uncharacterized protein LOC123314029 produces MTEHPSTKPPKTNNYSVPTVPVWKWSLTFDGSTSVTSFLEEAEYLAEARKVSHEQLFESIYELLRKDARDWYIPRRGTFSDWTDFKDQLREAFLPPDYEEILLEEIKKRTQGTDERLLLYVTRMQNLFQKLTVKGLTEEEQVNIIRRRLLPELQTALAFQPTATIDELLRKGKVFELVKWQTANYTSPPFQKSLINEPHLTFRNPSPNVQAIGMHLSTLSEPSDKPKLVQISTARQRQEEPKNTVRPPTETQCWRCGGKGHLREQCKSKPILFCSRCGDKEFQALLDTGSTRSFISSEVAAHCKAARINPNYVRDVTTTVANGSSIPIEEVYTAQVQVGAENIEATWLLVSDLPISVVLGMDVVVFLSERT; encoded by the exons ATGACCGAACATCCGTCGACGAAACCGCCGAAAACTAATAATTATTCCGTTCCTACTgttcctgtgtggaaatggaGCCTGACCTTTGATGGGTCgaccagtgtgacctcattcctggaagaggctgagtatcttgccgaggctagaaaggtgagccatGAACAGTTGTTTGAGTCCATCTACGAGTTGTTACGTaaggatgcaagagactggtacattccccgaAGAGGCACATTCAGCGACTGGACAGATTTCAAAGaccaactccgagaggcctttcttcctcctgATTACGAGGAGATTCTACTAGAGGAGATCAAGAAACGgactcaaggaaccgatgaacgactcttgttgtatgtaactcgaatgcaaaatctgtttcagaaaCTGACCGTAAAGGGACTGACCGAGGAAGagcaggtgaatatcatccgacgacgtttactgccagaattACAAACtgccctggccttccaaccgaccGCCACAATAGATGAACTGCTCCGAAAgggaaaagttttcgaattggtcaaatggcaaaccgctAACTATACTTCGCCACCGTtccaaaagagtctcatcaacgaaccgcatctcacattccgaaatccctcaccgaacgtccaagcgatcggaatgcacctcagCACACTGTCCGAACCGTCCGATAAACCGAAACTTGTCCAAATCTCTACAGCACGTCAGAGACAAGAGGAACCGAAGAATACCGTCCGACCGCCAACCGaaacccagtgctggagatgtggtggtaaGGGCCATCTACGAGAACAGTGTAAATCGAAACCGATacttttctgctctcgatgtg gagacaaggagttccaggcactattggacaccggatcaaccaggtccttcatcagcagtgaagtggctgcTCACTGCAAGGCCGCTAGAATAAATCCGAATTATGTTagggacgttaccaccaccgtcgctaacggaagttctatcCCGATTGAGGAAGTGTACACAGCACAGGTTCAGGTTGGAGCCGAAAATATTGAGGCTAcgtggttgttagtttcagatttaccgatcagtgtagtactgggaatggatgtTGTTGTATTCCTTTCGGAACGAACTTAG